One region of Acomys russatus chromosome 8, mAcoRus1.1, whole genome shotgun sequence genomic DNA includes:
- the LOC127193271 gene encoding V-set domain-containing T-cell activation inhibitor 1-like, protein MGHIKKSRAPRSLTHLTNYFFFDHPVSTEEVRAHPFTDVTLECEFSFIESTENLEFYWEREDIIEEYEAEDREFYRFFRYYDFFQVFTKVVYQFYDNAEQLEDQNALYEGRVSVDQSEISEGILSLQLRNVDFSDEAVYKCSAVTPNGRGETKVKLIVEDSEMPQVRFDKIDDEDVVTCTSKGWYLTPNVTWLDRGERDLSNHSTVEILEEQMNGLYRVYSVLRYPVKLNEKYVCHISETNENNRPMRSIRRYPKKRFGDRDYY, encoded by the exons ATGGGGCATATCAAGAAATCCAGAG CACCACGGTCACTGACCCACCTCactaattatttcttctttgaccaccCAGTGTCGACAGAAGAGGTGCGGGCCCACCCGTTCACTGACGTGACCCTCGAGTGCGAGTTCTCTTTTATAGAGAGCACGGAAAATCTCGAGTTCTACTGGGAAAGGGAAGACATTATAGAGGAATATGAAGCAGAAGATCGGGAGTTTTACCGCTTTTTCAGATACTACGACTTCTTTCAAGTTTTCACGAAGGTGGTTTACCAGTTTTACGACAACGCAGAGCAGCTTGAAGATCAAAACGCCTTATACGAGGGGAGAGTCTCTGTGGACCAGAGTGAGATTTCTGAGGGCATTCTGTCCCTACAACTACGAAATGTGGATTTCTCGGACGAAGCTGTGTACAAGTGCTCAGCTGTCACCCCCAATGGGCGAGGGGAGACTAAAGTCAAGCTGATAGTTGAAG ATTCTGAAATGCCCCAGGTGAGGTTTGACAAGATTGATGATGAAGATGTCGTGACATGCACATCCAAGGGCTGGTACCTGACACCCAACGTGACCTGGTTGGACCGGGGAGAGAGGGACCTGAGCAACCACAGTACGGTGGAGATCCTGGAGGAGCAGATGAATGGTTTATACAGAGTGTACTCTGTCCTCAGATACCCAGTCAAGCTAAATGAGAAGTATGTCTGCCACATCTCAGAGACGAACGAAAACAACCGGCCCATGAGATCCATCCGGAGGTACCCAA agaaaagaTTTGGTGACCGTGACTACTATTAA
- the Lrrc58 gene encoding leucine-rich repeat-containing protein 58, giving the protein MEEAASAEAELNWSRLSVSAEALESELEARAEERRGGRDPLLRLLLPYNRLTSLPRALGSGFPHLQLLDVSGNALTALGPELLTLSGLRTLLARNNRLGGPGSLPKGLARSPLCRSLQVLNLSGNGFQEVPASLLELRALQTLSLGGNQLQSIPAEIENLQSLECLYLGGNFIKEIPPELANLPSLNYLVLCDNKIQSVPPQLSQLHSLRSLSLHNNLLTYLPREILNLIHLEELSLRGNPLVVRFVRDLTYDPPTLLELAARTIKIRSISYTPYDLPGNLLRYLGSASNCPNPKCGGVYFDCCVRQIKFVDFCGKYRLPLMHYLCSPECSSPCSSASHSSTSQSESDSEDEASVAAHRMQKVLLG; this is encoded by the exons ATGGAGGAGGCCGCGAGCGCCGAGGCCGAACTCAACTGGTCCCGCCTGAGCGTGTCGGCCGAGGCGCTGGAGTCGGAGCTGGAGGCGCGCGCGGAGGAGCGGCGCGGCGGGCGGGACccgctgctgcggctgctgctgcccTACAACCGGCTGACGTCGCTGCCGCGGGCTCTGGGCAGCGGCTTCCCGCACCTCCAGCTCCTGGACGTGAGCGGCAACGCGCTCACGGCGCTGGGCCCCGAGCTGCTGACGCTGAGCGGCCTGCGCACGCTGCTGGCCAGGAACAACCGGCTCGGCGGCCCGGGCTCGCTGCCCAAGGGCCTGGCCCGCTCGCCGCTCTGCCGCAGCCTCCAGGTGCTCAACCTCAGCGGCAACGGCTTCCAGGAGGTGCCCGCCTCGCTGCTGGAGCTGCGAGCCCTGCAGACCCTCAGCCTGGGCGGCAACCAGCTGCAGAGCATCCCCGCCGAGATCGAGAACTTGCAGAG tttAGAATGTTTATACCTTGGAGGAAACTTCATCAAAGAAATCCCACCAGAATTAGCAAATCTCCCTTCTCTGAATTACTTGGTGTTATGTGACAACAAAATCCAAAGTGTGCCTCCTCAGCTTTCACA GCTGCATTCGCTTCGCTCCCTGAGCCTGCACAACAACCTGCTGACATACCTGCCTCGAGAGATCCTCAACCTCATTCATCTGGAGGAGCTGAGTTTGCGAGGAAATCCACTGGTGGTTCGTTTCGTTAGAGATTTAACATACGACCCTCCGACCCTTCTGGAATTAGCTGCAAGGACCATTAAGATCAGAAGTATTTCTTACACTCCCTATGACCTTCCTGGGAACCTTCTTAGATACTTGGGTTCAGCCAGCAATTGCCCAAACCCCAAGTGTGGTG GAGTCTATTTTGACTGCTGTGTCAGACAAATTAAGTTTGTGGACTTCTGTGGGAAGTATCGCCTCCCCCTGATGCACTATTTGTGTTCTCCAGAATGTTCTTCCCCCTGCAGCTCTGCCTCACACAGCTCCACATCCCAGAGTGAGTCTGACTCGGAAGACGAAGCCAGCGTTGCTGCACACAGAATGCAGAAAGTTCTTCTTGGTTGA